CTGGAGCTTTATCCCCTGTGAAAAAATCGGCGGAGACCTGTTCAATATCATCCCGTTGACGGACGACTTCCTGCTGATCTATCTGCTTGACGTGAGCGGCCATGGCGTTTCTGCCGCAATGGTCACCGTCTCGGTTTTCCAGAGTCTCTCCCCAAGCAGCGGCAGGTTATTCAAAAATCCGGACACGGCGGGACGCGGCCGCCAATGCCTGTCGCCCTCCGCGATTCTTGCCCAACTCGAGAGGGAATACCCTTTCGAAAGGTTCGGCAAGTTCTTCACCATCTCCTGTCTGTTGCTGCACACTCCGAGCGGCCGCCTCCGATACAGTTCCGCGGGACATCCGCCGCCGGTGTGTATCCGCCGTGCCGGATCTCTGGAGTTGCTGGCCAGCGGCGGATCGATCATTGGCGCTGGAGCCCGGGTTCCCTTCGAGGAGGGGGAAATCATCCTTGAACGGGGAGACCGGGTGTTCCTGTATTCCGACGGCATCATCGAACATGCCGATGCCCAGGGGGACATGTTCGGACCGCAGCGTCTTTACCGCAAGCTGCAGCAGCAGAGCAAACGCCGACTCGCCGCGGCCTGCGACCAGATTATCGAAACACTGCGCACCTTTGGCCAGAAAACACCTTTCAGAGACGATGTGACCCTGCTCGGCATCGAATTCGGCGGTACCGGAAAACCCTGAGCCGCTGCCCTGTCTCGCGATCCGCGGCACTGCCGGGTCTTGACAAGACACCGCCCATTGGGCATATTGCTGGACCATTCTGTCAGCCGGCCACAGACCTTACCATCGGGAGAGAAA
This portion of the Syntrophotalea acetylenica genome encodes:
- a CDS encoding PP2C family protein-serine/threonine phosphatase; its protein translation is MPEKILLARKVTPTTDRLYRMLREKGYFILNASDLDETLHALRERPDLLMFDTEIAEKPRPEQWPPMIRFFREHPLPCLLFSSNGRHPIPVKPLAPWTTDSLRHPVDIREVEYKVASQLNLRRLTYERDLAQRLLLQKQKELDENRRSAAQIQRALLPTGQPAKANLDCAWSFIPCEKIGGDLFNIIPLTDDFLLIYLLDVSGHGVSAAMVTVSVFQSLSPSSGRLFKNPDTAGRGRQCLSPSAILAQLEREYPFERFGKFFTISCLLLHTPSGRLRYSSAGHPPPVCIRRAGSLELLASGGSIIGAGARVPFEEGEIILERGDRVFLYSDGIIEHADAQGDMFGPQRLYRKLQQQSKRRLAAACDQIIETLRTFGQKTPFRDDVTLLGIEFGGTGKP